A genome region from Chryseobacterium sp. G0186 includes the following:
- a CDS encoding DUF6909 family protein: protein MTNSRARETTEAIERLYISMRHLFYRGFFKPGGVSGESIRSLLKTINPEIYGTMNIPNKLELDGLMYVLDRLPEGIEECAFIHLTSDEGFDKGSFEPIVPKKRRRNCYRIDEHQMNIEVLLGRSEIYDILTHLTFLFIEADKIRNLAFIQDENWKPTRAFKIIEEVVKGEKKFSRREKEVALIHLSSLIGRSFDETLIAYNTFGDDNNPDRLFKIIYNLGKVSLEDAKGAREREIYFSAILKERVGHHYFGEKWANKVKEVLFENNLHMRPLHIISANMHSVKNMLYGNEALKKKHHNEVDYKLYEEISNKKDLRDKVSKYALEEGMIHIADKSGSNIDVQIIDLSKTDLKNTPFADCKFSGDDVIMVFDYAFGEQAFEVMDELLKPFEHKTEVYMMHVKSVSIMGKAGILTGEKGDIMIPTSHIFEGTADNYPFENALKLDDFKDDELKAFEGPMITVLGTSLQNKDILSYFMNTSWKAIGLEMEGAHYQKAIQVASKIRHHISPDLFVCYAYYASDNPLETGSTLSSGGLGLTGVKPTYLITLRILEKILRSGKKEASAKK, encoded by the coding sequence ATGACAAATTCTAGAGCAAGAGAAACTACAGAGGCTATTGAAAGACTATACATTTCTATGAGACATTTATTTTATAGAGGGTTTTTCAAGCCAGGAGGGGTTTCAGGAGAAAGTATCAGAAGTTTGTTGAAGACGATCAATCCGGAGATTTATGGTACCATGAATATTCCAAACAAATTGGAACTTGACGGTTTGATGTATGTTTTAGACAGGCTTCCTGAGGGAATTGAGGAGTGTGCTTTTATTCATCTTACATCAGATGAAGGGTTTGATAAAGGAAGTTTCGAACCTATTGTTCCAAAGAAAAGAAGGAGAAACTGTTATAGAATAGACGAACACCAGATGAATATTGAGGTTCTTTTGGGCCGTTCCGAAATTTATGATATCCTTACCCACCTTACATTCCTATTTATAGAAGCTGATAAAATCCGTAATCTGGCTTTCATTCAAGATGAAAACTGGAAGCCTACACGTGCCTTTAAGATTATTGAAGAGGTTGTGAAAGGAGAAAAGAAATTCAGCAGAAGAGAAAAAGAAGTGGCTCTTATCCACCTTTCCTCTTTAATAGGCAGATCTTTTGATGAGACATTAATAGCTTACAATACTTTCGGAGATGATAATAACCCTGACCGTTTATTTAAAATCATCTATAACCTGGGAAAAGTAAGTCTTGAAGATGCAAAAGGAGCAAGAGAAAGAGAAATTTATTTCAGTGCCATATTAAAAGAAAGAGTAGGCCATCACTATTTTGGTGAGAAGTGGGCAAATAAGGTAAAAGAAGTTCTATTTGAAAATAACCTTCATATGCGTCCACTGCACATTATTTCTGCCAACATGCACTCAGTAAAAAATATGCTGTATGGTAATGAAGCTCTTAAAAAGAAGCATCATAATGAAGTAGACTATAAACTGTATGAAGAGATTTCAAATAAGAAGGATCTTCGTGATAAGGTATCAAAGTATGCCTTGGAAGAGGGAATGATCCATATTGCAGATAAAAGTGGAAGTAATATAGATGTTCAGATCATTGATCTTAGTAAGACAGATCTTAAGAATACTCCATTTGCCGACTGCAAGTTTTCCGGAGATGATGTGATCATGGTATTTGATTACGCATTCGGAGAGCAGGCTTTTGAGGTGATGGATGAATTATTAAAACCTTTTGAGCACAAGACAGAAGTATACATGATGCATGTGAAATCTGTATCCATTATGGGTAAAGCAGGAATTCTTACCGGAGAAAAAGGTGATATCATGATTCCTACCTCTCATATTTTTGAAGGAACTGCAGATAACTATCCTTTTGAAAATGCATTGAAGCTTGATGACTTTAAGGATGACGAACTGAAAGCGTTTGAAGGTCCTATGATTACTGTTTTAGGAACATCACTTCAGAACAAGGATATTCTTTCTTATTTTATGAATACTTCATGGAAAGCCATTGGTCTTGAAATGGAAGGAGCGCATTACCAGAAAGCAATTCAGGTAGCATCTAAGATCAGACACCATATTTCACCGGATCTGTTCGTTTGCTATGCTTATTATGCTTCGGATAATCCTTTGGAAACAGGAAGTACATTATCTTCTGGTGGTCTTGGACTTACAGGAGTAAAACCAACCTATCTGATTACATTAAGAATCCTTGAAAAGATCCTAAGAAGTGGAAAGAAAGAAGCTTCTGCTAAAAAATAA
- a CDS encoding DUF1572 domain-containing protein, translating to MSSVSELSKRFREVLLDGRWIANTNFKDQLSDVTLEQALMKVGSLNTIAMLTFHIHYYIAGIVNVFEGGNLEIKDQFSFDLPPIESQEQWADLLLTLWTDAERFAVLLEQMPDSKLDEVFVDEKYGTYRRNIDGMIEHAYYHLGQVTLIKKMLTN from the coding sequence ATGAGTTCAGTATCAGAATTATCAAAAAGATTCAGGGAAGTTTTGCTAGACGGACGCTGGATTGCGAATACAAACTTTAAAGATCAGCTTTCTGATGTAACCCTGGAACAGGCGCTGATGAAGGTAGGCTCTTTAAATACCATTGCGATGCTCACCTTTCACATCCATTATTATATAGCAGGAATTGTAAATGTTTTTGAAGGGGGAAATCTTGAAATAAAAGATCAATTCAGTTTTGATCTTCCTCCTATAGAATCTCAGGAACAATGGGCTGATTTGTTACTTACACTTTGGACAGATGCTGAAAGATTTGCTGTATTACTAGAGCAGATGCCTGATTCTAAGCTTGATGAGGTTTTTGTGGATGAAAAATATGGAACTTATAGAAGGAACATTGATGGAATGATTGAGCATGCGTACTATCACCTGGGTCAAGTTACTTTGATTAAAAAAATGTTGACTAATTAA